In Candidatus Omnitrophota bacterium, the DNA window GCCGAAGATCTGGTTCAAATCGTCAGCGGCTTTCACAGCGGCGTCATAGTTGCCCTTAAGCAAATGACCGGGCACTTCCCCTCTCAAACAGGCGGACGTGGCGATGAGGCCTTTGGCGTATTGGGACAAAAGGTCGTGGTCTAAACGGGGGCGATAATAAAAACCTTCCAGGTATCCGGCGGAGACGAGTTTGACGAGGTTGGCGTAGCCCTGGGCGTCTTTGACCAAAAGGACGAGGTGGGACAGGTTTCTCTGGTCGGGATTCTTGTCAAAACGACTATGGGGGGCGACATAGGCCTCACAGCCGATGATGGGCTTGATCCCGGCTTTTTTGGCGGCCTGGTAGAAATGCACGGCACCGAACATATTGCCGTGGTCGGTCATGCCCAAGGCCGGCATCCCTAAGCGGACTGCCTTTTGGACCAATTCATCAACGCGGCAGGCACCGTCGAGCAAACTGTATTGGGTGTGGACGTGGAGATGAACGAATTGGGATGACATACTGAATTATAGGGACACAATACTTAATTCAACAATAGATAATAACAGGAATTAAGTTTTGTGTCCCCATAATTCTTATTCCCATTCAATGGTCGCGGGTGGTTTGGAGCTGATGTCATACACGACGCGGTTAACGCCCTTGACTTCATTGATGATGCGGTTGGAAATTTTTCCCAGGATATCGTGGGGCAAATGCGCCCAATCCGCGGTCATGCCGTCCTGGCTCGTGACGCAGCGCAGGGCAATGACATTCTCGTAGGTGCGCGCATCCCCCATGACCCCCACGGTCTTGATGGGCAAAAGCACGGCAAAGGACTGCCACAGGTCGTGGTAAAGGTTGGCTTTCTTGATCTCGTCCATGACCCGCTCATCCGCCTCTCTTAAGATCTCCAAGCGCTCCTTGGTGACCTCGCCGATAACACGGATGGCGAGACCCGGCCCGGGGAACGGCTGGCGTTTGAGAATGGAATCAGGCATGTTGAGGCTCTTGCCGATGAGACGCACTTCATCCTTGAACAATTCACGCAAGGGCTCGACGAGTTTGAACTTCATGTCCTTGGGCAGACCGCCGACATTGTGATGGCTCTTGATGACCGCGGAAGGCCCGCCGGTGGCGGACACGGACTCAATGACATCCGGATAAAGCGTGCCCTGGCCCAGAAATTCCGCGCCCTTGATCTTTTTGGCCGCGTCCTGGAAAACACGCACGAATTCGTCGCCGATGGTCTTGCGCTTGGCTTCCGGGTCTTCAACGCCTTTGAGGCGCTCAAGAAACCTCTTTTCCGCGTCGATCACGGTCAGGTTCATCTTGAAATGGCCCTTGAACGTGCGCTGGACAGAAGCCGATTCATTTTTGCGCAAAAGCCCGTTGTCCACAAAAATACAATAAAGTTTTGTGCCGATGGCTTTCTGGAGCAAAACAGCGGCGACGGACGAATCCACCCCGCCGCTCAAGCCCAGGACCACCCTCTTATTGCCGACGAGCTCCTTGATCTGTTTGACCGAGACGTCAATGAACCGGTCCATGGTCCAGCGGGGCAGGCATCCGCAAATGGTATAGGCAAAATTCTGCAGGACCTGGATGCCGCGCTGGGTGTGCACGACTTCCGGGTGGAACTGGACGCCGAAGATCTTCCTCGTCCGGTTGCCGATGGCCGCGTTGGCGGAATTCAACGTATGCGCGATGCGGACAAAACCCGGAGGAGGCGCCGCGATCTCATCGCCATGGCTCATCCAGCACGTCAAATTCGTGGAAAGGTTCCCGAACAGGTCCTTGTTGCTGTCAATGAACAATTCGGCCCGGCCGTATTCGCGGCCCTTGGCTTTGGCGACCTTACCTCCCAGGACATGCGTGATGACCTGCATGCCGTAACAAACACCCAGGATGGGAATACCGAGTTTAAAGATATCTTTGTTGGGCAGCGGAGCTTTGGCGTCGTAAA includes these proteins:
- the guaA gene encoding glutamine-hydrolyzing GMP synthase — translated: MEVRKQKSRDILLIFDFGSQYTQLIARRVRESKVFSQIVPYDISPDKIKEIAPKGIILSGGPQSVYDAKAPLPNKDIFKLGIPILGVCYGMQVITHVLGGKVAKAKGREYGRAELFIDSNKDLFGNLSTNLTCWMSHGDEIAAPPPGFVRIAHTLNSANAAIGNRTRKIFGVQFHPEVVHTQRGIQVLQNFAYTICGCLPRWTMDRFIDVSVKQIKELVGNKRVVLGLSGGVDSSVAAVLLQKAIGTKLYCIFVDNGLLRKNESASVQRTFKGHFKMNLTVIDAEKRFLERLKGVEDPEAKRKTIGDEFVRVFQDAAKKIKGAEFLGQGTLYPDVIESVSATGGPSAVIKSHHNVGGLPKDMKFKLVEPLRELFKDEVRLIGKSLNMPDSILKRQPFPGPGLAIRVIGEVTKERLEILREADERVMDEIKKANLYHDLWQSFAVLLPIKTVGVMGDARTYENVIALRCVTSQDGMTADWAHLPHDILGKISNRIINEVKGVNRVVYDISSKPPATIEWE